From the genome of Metarhizium brunneum chromosome 4, complete sequence, one region includes:
- the FUM3 gene encoding Dioxygenase FUM3, which yields MWRIPTDTPQTSTPNGRTKLQEVTPETPLDEIFQKWAEDGALVIKGLLTPGQVAEFTSEIEPVIEKTRRGALLDHPLLQAFHGRRTKRAAGLANHSKVFRENLLENDLIHAICHRNYTTGGNAGDYWLSTGSTLFAGGPQDPQELHRDLNNYPPAVLLGPDFDDVQMNFLIALSPFREDNGATRVIPGSQKWPFDQRGNQEMTIPAIMDPGDCLLLGGKVVHGMGANTTTEERKALQLSICAGYLTPSEAHPSIVTLETAKKLSPRAQRFLGFRSQYPRGSPGLWTKDYTELALHLELDDLDGLMEYLGDLAKSHPVEDPVGKLF from the coding sequence ATGTGGCGCATCCCAACGGACACCCCTCAAACTTCCACTCCCAACGGACGCACCAAGCTCCAGGAAGTCACCCCGGAAACCCCCTTGGACGAAATCTTCCAAAAGTGGGCAGAAGATGGAGCCCTTGTCATCAAGGGCCTCCTCACTCCTGGTCAAGTAGCCGAATTCACGTCTGAAATCGAACCAGTCATTGAAAAAACTCGGCGTGGCGCTCTGCTGGACCACCCGCTGCTTCAAGCCTTTCACGGCCGCCGAACGAAGCGCGCTGCCGGTCTCGCCAACCACAGCAAGGTATTTCGCGAGAACCTCCTCGAGAACGACCTAATTCATGCCATCTGCCACCGCAACTACACCACGGGAGGCAACGCCGGCGATTACTGGCTGTCCACGGGGTCAACTCTGTTTGCCGGCGGCCCGCAGGATCCGCAGGAGCTGCATCGAGACTTGAACAACTACCCTCCTGCCGTCTTGCTTGGCCCAGACTTTGACGATGTCCAGATGAACTTTCTGATTGCCCTCAGCCCGTTCAGGGAGGACAATGGCGCCACCCGGGTCATCCCAGGGAGTCAGAAGTGGCCCTTTGACCAGCGCGGCAACCAGGAAATGACGATCCCGGCCATCATGGACCCGGGCGACTGCCTCCTCTTGGGTGGCAAGGTCGTGCACGGCATGGGTGCGAATACAACCACAGAGGAGAGAAAGGCATTGCAGCTGTCTATTTGTGCGGGCTATCTGACGCCATCCGAGGCGCATCCGAGCATTGTCACCCTAGAGACTGCCAAGAAGCTGTCTCCGAGGGCGCAGCGATTTTTGGGTTTCCGGTCCCAGTACCCCAGGGGGTCACCTGGGTTGTGGACCAAGGATTACACCGAGCTGGCTTTGCATTTGGAACTGGATGATCTGGATGGCCTGATGGAGTATCTTGGTGACCTTGCGAAAAGTCATCCAGTTGAAGACCCGGTTGGCAAATTGTTTTAG
- the FUS6_2 gene encoding Efflux pump FUS6 gives MDQQPEPDHGQNMRRRRSRQSSAAPSVHLEANTAPASPQRAGRPLSFWLAFSGLCINTFLFALDSSTLSVALPAIAHELHGTTFESFWAGIAYLLCVVITQPLYTSLSDVFGRKPLLYVALLLFAIGSLVFGLARNMTYIIVGRAFQGFGGGGMDLLSEIIITDITTLQERAMFLGLLAIPIAIGTIIGPTIGAVFSEFISWRWIGYANLPFVGVSFPITFFFLRLRTVNDSLMDDVKSLDWGGMALSFTGMILFVLPLSWGGALYSWASWQTLVPLIMGILILVGYFVYESLPAAPIMPYRLLQSTTAKATLLGNFMQGFVLFPLQQYLLLLFQAVYLLSQIDTAVELLPTSITCVLAASGVVITIGLLKSGYLWSIRLFWVVLTVGTGLVALLDEGSPRAMRMAIPIIWGAGIGALLRLLHLPMQASVENVDDTGLAVGLVLWFRLVGGLLGLAVSSSIFISVFAKSIAGVDNLPESLAPLREASRAISFIPTLRDLGLSRDVLGPVLGAYHKAFQTVFYAMTAFGGVGFISSLFTKELTLQKSDLGRQAFEGQQLLP, from the exons ATGGATCAACAACCAGAACCGGACCACGGACAAAATATGAGGCGAAGGCGTAGTCGGCAGTCGTCTGCAGCGCCGTCCGTCCATTTAGAAGCGAATACAGCTCCTGCTTCACCTCAACGGGCAGGACGGCCGCTTTCCTTTTGGCTCGCCTTTTCCGGTCTCTGTATCAACACTTTTCTCTTCGCTCTCGACTCGTCCACTCTCTCCGTGGCTCTTCCA GCCATTGCGCACGAGTTGCATGGCACAACTTTCGAGTCGTTCTGGGCTGGAATCGCGTACCTTCTTTGCGTGGTCATCACCCAGCCCCTGTACACCTCACTTTCCGACGTCTTCGGTCGCAAGCCTCTGCTCTATGTCGCCCTCCTGCTCTTCGCCATCGGCTCGCTCGTCTTCGGTCTTGCCAGGAACATGACGTATATCATTGTCGGCCGAGCGTTTCAGGGCTTTGGGGGCGGGGGGATGGATCTGCTAAGCGAGATCATCATAACGGATATAACGACACTGCAGGAGCGTGCCATGTTTCTCGGGCTCCTGGCTATTCCCATCGCCATTGGGACCATCATCGGTCCAACTatcggcgccgtcttcagcGAATTCATCTCTTGGCGATGGATCGGCTACGCAAACTTGCCCTTTGTCGGAGTCTCGTTCCCCATCACATTCTTTTTCCTTCGTCTCCGTACGGTCAACGACTCCCTCATGGACGATGTGAAGAGCCTGGATTGGGGGGGCATGGCTCTCTCCTTCACCGGAATGATTCTTTTCGTCCTACCTCTTAGTTGGGGCGGCGCCTTGTACTCGTGGGCCTCATGGCAGACACTTGTCCCGTTGATTATGGGAATCCTGATTCTGGTCGGTTACTTTGTCTACGAGTCACTACCCGCCGCTCCGATCATGCCCTATCGATTACTACAATCTACAACAGCCAAGGCGACACTGCTGGGGAACTTTATGCAAGGCTTCGTTCTCTTCCCGCTGCAACAGTACTTGCTGCTCTTGTTCCAGGCAGTCTACCTACTGAGCCAAATCGACACGGCCGTGGAGCTGCTCCCTACCAGCATCACAtgcgtcttggccgccagTGGTGTGGTCATCACCATAGGTCTCCTTAAATCGGGATATCTATGGAGTATCAGACTGTTCTGGGTTGTCCTCACAGTGGGCACCGGCCTTGTCGCCCTGTTAGATGAAGGCTCCCCCCGTGCTATGCGAATGGCCATCCCCATCATCTGGGGCGCGGGTATAGGCGCATTGTTGCGTCTCCTCCACCTTCCAATGCAAGCAAGTGTCGAAAACGTGGATGACACGGGGCTGGCCGTCGGGCTCGTCCTGTGGTTTCGCCTGGTGGGAGGCCTCCTCGGACTCGCCGTCTCATCCTCAATATTTATCAGTGTCTTTGCCAAGTCCATTGCCGGCGTTGACAACCTCCCCGAGTCTCTTGCTCCACTGAGAGAAGCGAGCCGGGCCATTAGCTTTATACCAACGCTGAGGGATCTGGGTCTTTCCCGGGACGTGTTGGGCCCAGTCTTGGGAGCTTACCACAAAGCTTTCCAGACAGTATTTTACGCAATGACTGCCTTTGGCGGTGTTGGTTTCATAAGCTCACTATTTACCAAGGAGCTCACTCTGCAGAAAAGCGACCTTGGCCGGCAGGCGTTTGAGGGACAGCAATTATTACCCTAA
- the tsc10_0 gene encoding 3-ketodihydrosphingosine reductase tsc10 yields MKRPGDFRGKASFLLCGGTVFVTGGSGGLGKAISQQLAARGAHITIFSRRPDALARAREEILSKCLTGDQEVNTVAIDMADASKVDEAFRKQPRIADVLYCVAGGNHAENGFLVDINAQALESCMRNNYFTAVYAAKSLLDIWTEDDLKGPIHPRPDPRIRQIVFVTSAAAFLGSPGSIAYTPAKCATRAFADTLRLEVLRYCCPESTYSIHCAFPGDFVSPGFVLEQKTKTNLTKRIQGLDGYTMSELEARFPSSDKIASLITSAVDRGDFIICDGSLAGSLLFTGMIGPSPKRGLGIVDSLLSVFTGCLLWPYLRWKWESMTRKDGEEHRRAR; encoded by the exons atgaagcgACCCGGGGATTTTCGCGGAAAGGCAAGTTTTCTGCTCTGCGGGGGT ACCGTCTTTGTTACCGGGGGATCTGGGGGATTGGGCAAAGCCATATCCCAGCAGTTAGCAGCCCGAG GGGCCCATATCACAATTTTCTCCCGCAGGCCAGACGCACTTGCCAGGGCCAGAGAGGAGATACTTTCCAAGTGTTTGACTGGGGATCAGGAAGTCAATACCGTCGCCATCGACATGGCGGATGCTTCAAAG GTTGACGAAGCATTTAGAAAACAGCCTCGGATTGCTGACGTCTTGTACTGTGTTGCCGGCGGTAACCATGCTGAGAACGGGTTTCTCGTTGATATTAATGCACAGGCTCTTGAAAGTTGCATGCGGAACAACTACTTTACCGCCGTGTACGCAGCCAAGTCTCTGCTCGACATATGGACAGAGGATGATTTGAAAGGACCCATTCATCCCCGCCCTGACCCCAGGATACGTCAGATTGTCTTTGTCACAAGCGCCGCCGCGTTTTTGGGTTCTCCGGGCTCCATTGCTTACACTC CGGCCAAGTGTGCAACCCGTGCCTTTGCGGATACTCTGCGGTTGGAAGTGCTGCGGTACTGCTGCCCCGAATCGACCTACTCGATCCACTGCGCGTTTCCAGGGGACTTTGTATCCCCTGGATTTGTCCTCGAACAGAAGACCAAGACGAATCTCACAAAGCGCATTCAGGGTCTTGACGGCTACACCATGTCGGAGCTCGAAGCTCGGTTCCCATCTTCGGACAAGATCGCTTCACTCATCACTTCCGCCGTGGACAGGGGCGATTTCATCATCTGTGACGGCTCGCTGGCTGGCTCATTACTCTTCACAGGCATGATTGGGCCGTCACCAAAGAGGGGATTGGGCATTGTTGATTCTTTGCTTTCCGTATTTACCGGGTGTCTTCTCTGGCCGTATCTCAGGTGGAAATGGGAGTCCATGACCCGCAAGGACGGCGAAGAGCACAGAAGAGCTAGGTGA